CGCCGCTCCTCTACCGCCAACGCGATGGTCCTGGTGGGCGCGTGGGTGGCGCTCACCTTCCTGGCTCCCGCGGTCCTGAGCCTGGCAAACGCGGTCCTGCACCCGGTGCCCGAGGCGCTGGAGCTGACCGTGCGCCAGCGCCAGGGATACCACGAAGCGTGGGACCTTCCGCCGTCCGAGACGATGGAAGACTTCTACAAGGATTACCCGGAGTGGAGCGGCCAGACCGTCCCGGAGGACGAGTTTACGTGGGCATGGTACTACGCGATGAATCACCGGGGCGACCAGGCCGCCCGGGACGCCTCCCTGGCCTACCGCGATGTCCTGACGCAGCGGGATGAATGGGCCCGCCGATGGTCCCTGCTGGTGCCTCCGCTGGCGACCCGGCTCGCCCTCGACCGGCTCGCCGCCACGGATCTGGCCAGCCAGCTCGCCTACCAGGACGCGGTCCGGCGATACCACGAGCGCCTCAAGGCTCATTTCCTGCCGATTCTGTTCGCAGCCGCCCCGATCCCGCAGGTGGACTGGGAGCGGGTACCGGTTTTCGAGCCGGCTGCTCCGGCCGGCGAGCCGTCACACGCAGGATTCCCGGCCGCAGCCGCTCTGGTTCTGGCCTCGATCTGTGCGCTGCTGGTCGCGGGGATCCGCGCCACCCGGGCGCCAGGGCGCACGGAGGCAGCGCGGTTTGGCCCCACGGACCGTGCCTGGCGACGGATTCCGGGCGGGCGCCGATAGCGCTTTCGTCGGCTGCAGGCGCCGAGCCAGCCTCGACACGGCCTCTGGCGCTGGCGCTTCCACCGCAACACCTTCGCGAGTGCCTCTCGCCGAAGAGGCGTCATCTCCCACGAGGCGCGCCATGCCCAGAGAAATACATCCCGGGATCCACTGGATTCAGGAATTCGGGCCGGATCGGCCGGGGATCGCGAAGTCCCTGGTCGACCGCGGAGCCCACTGGTATCGCCCCGGGCGCGAGATTCACGTTCCGCAGAACGCCTTCCTTTTCGCCGGAGAGCGGACGCTCCTCTTCGACACCCTTTCACCGGCCGCGACGGAGCGAATTCTCGCGGATCTGGAAGCGGTGCTGGACGGTCGCGATCTCGACTATCTCGCACTTTCGCACCCGGACGTTCCCCACGCGGGCAACACCTTCCGCATAATGGAGCGCCATCCCGGGGCGAAGCTGGTCGCGCCCCGCTTCGGGCGCACCCACGAACTCTACCACCTCGAGGACGCGCACAAGGTGGGTCCGGGGGACTCGCTCGACCTGGGCGGGATGCGGCTGCACTTCCACGACGCCGTCTTCCTGGACGCGGCGATGTCGATGTGGATGACCGAGGAAACCTCCGGGATGCTCCTGCCGGTCGACTGGATGGGGCTGCCGCTGATGGACGGGGAGGGGCTCCTGTTTGCGGACGAGTTCCTCTCCCCCGTGGACGAGGACCGCTACGCGGAGTTCCACGGGCGCGTCATGTTCTGGATGCGGTACGTGGATGTGGCGCGCACGCAGAAGGAGATCGATCT
The Gammaproteobacteria bacterium genome window above contains:
- a CDS encoding MBL fold metallo-hydrolase; this encodes MPREIHPGIHWIQEFGPDRPGIAKSLVDRGAHWYRPGREIHVPQNAFLFAGERTLLFDTLSPAATERILADLEAVLDGRDLDYLALSHPDVPHAGNTFRIMERHPGAKLVAPRFGRTHELYHLEDAHKVGPGDSLDLGGMRLHFHDAVFLDAAMSMWMTEETSGMLLPVDWMGLPLMDGEGLLFADEFLSPVDEDRYAEFHGRVMFWMRYVDVARTQKEIDLVLETYRPRMIASAHGPVIREDVPRYFEMMKDVVERVATGGRTGVL